The genomic interval AAAGGAGGTATTGGCAGGTAAGCCGCCTTTAGTCCCTTTGTCATCGTAGATATAAGAGCTCAGGTGATCAGAAATGTAATCTCTCCAGAAACGGATTTCATCATGATTTCTTTTTCCGTTGCGGTCTTCAGCGCCGTCAAATGAAGGCGGGGTAGGGTGGCTGGCAAGAATATGTATCGTTTTGCCGCCGACTTGTACGGGTACATCCCAGTGTGATTTTGAGGATAATGGAAACTGATCCCAAGCTTCTTTTACATACCAGTCGCTGCCATCCGCTTTTGTTGTTTTTAACGCTCCCGGCATATCTTTCCATTTAAAATGCTGGAACGTGCGAACCTTGTTTACATCAATCGGATATTTGGACAAAAGCATCATTCCGTATTGTCCGGGATACATACCAAATCCCCAGGCATCTGCTCCGAAACTTTCCGCTTTTCCATTGTTATCCAGATCATACGGGCTCGGCTGGCCTGTATTCACCGTTGAATAATAGTAATAAGGATAATCAATGGATTTGCCGCCTTCCTGATCTTTCTTTAAATAATTGTTAATAAAAGCTTTAACACCAGACTCAGGATTTTTGATATAATCAAATTCATTGAGTAAGATGATATCCGGCCTGACAGTCTGGATAATTTTTGCAATATTCCTGATCTGTGCATTGTTTCCCGAATCCAGCTGACTGATCAATATTTGCTCTGAATTTCTTTTTGTTGCTCTTGGTACATAATTTTCGGCTTCCATACTTACATTGTATGTAGCGAAAGTGAGTTCAACGGGCTTTTGGGCAAAAGATTGAAACAACAGCGCTTCGGTTGAAAGCATGACAAATATTAAAAGGATTTTTTTCATAGAACTAAAATGATATTTCATGTTGACGTTGCGAAGATAAGAATCTCGTCAGACGCATTCATAAAAGCAATGTTAACGAAATGTCAATAAACAAAAATGAGCCGCCACAAAAGTGACAGCTCAATGACTATAAACCGGGTTTCGCCCGTCAATGAAAGAAATCTTTCATTTTATCAAAAAATCCTTTTTCATTTTTACCAGGTTTTGGCTGGAAATTAGGTGAATGGCGAAGTGATTCCAAAGTTTCTCTTTCATCAGAAGACAATTGCTGTGGTGTCCATACATTGATATGAACCAGCTGATCGCCTTTTCCGTAACCATTCAGATCCTTAATTCCTTTTCCTTTCAGACGAAGAATTTTTCCTGCCTGTGTACCAGGTTCTACTGTAATGCGCACTTTGCCATCTATCGTAGGGATTTCGGTTGATGTTCCTAATGCGGCATCTATAAAGCTCATGTGCATGTCGAAAACAACATTGCTTCCGTCACGTTTCAATTGAGCGTCTTCTTCTTCTTCAATTACGATGAGCAGATCACCAGCCATTCCGCCTCTGGAAGGAACATTTCCTTTCCCTGACATAGATAACTGCATGCCTTCTGCAACCCCGCCCGGGATGTTCAGTGTAATCAGATCATCCTGTAACAATCTGCCTTCCCCTGCACAAGTATCACAACGTTCGCTGATAATTTTACCATCACCTTCACAGGTAGGACAAGTACTGGTTGAAACCATTTGTCCAAGCATAGTGCTAACCACCTTACGAACCTGTCCTGATCCGTTACAAGTGCCACAATTGGTCAGTGCAGTTCCGTGTTTGGCGCCGTTACCACCACAGGTAGTACAGCTTACATGGCGTTTTACTTTAATCTTCTTCTCAACACCGTTTGCTACTTCTTCCAGGTTGAGCTTTAACTTAATACGAAGATCCGATCCTTTACGTACACGACGGCCGTTTCCACCACCAGCACGGCCAAACATATCACCAAATGGACTGCTTTCGCCAAAAATATCCCCGAATTGGGAGAATATATCATCCATGGAAAATCCGCCACCTCCATAACCTGCTCCACCCTGGCTGGCTCCGCCTACCCCGGCGTGTCCATACTGATCATAACGCGCTTTTTTATTATCGTCACTGAGAATGCTGTATGCTTCCGCTGCTTCCTTAAACTTGTCCTCAGCAGTAGGATCATCCGGGTTTTTATCCGGGTGGAATTTAATTGCCAGCTTGCGGTAGGCTTTCTTGATTTCGTCTGCAGGCGCGCTACGCTCCACACCAAGTATTTCGTAGTAATCTCTTTTCTTAGCCATGTTTTATTTCGGATGTATCATGTAAGCGTTCCCGTCTGGCACACCAATTTATTCTTTTGAGAATCAATGTCGGATGCCTTTGGTTATTACACATCATACATTACTTATATATAATCACTTATGCACCAACAATCACTTTTGCGTAACGAATTACCTTATCATTCAGATAATATCCCTTTTCTATTTCGTCAATTACCTTACCTTTCAAGTCATCCGAAGGCGCCGGGAACTGTGCGATGGATTCGTGTAATTCAACATCAAAAGTTTCGCCTTTGGATTCCATAGGTTTTAATCCTTTTGATTCAAGTGTTTTGTAAAGTTTGGTATAAATCAGATCCACACCTTCTTTTAATGCTTCTGTATCAACCGAAGAATCGAATGAAACTTTTGCTCGTTCAAAATCATCCACAATCGGAAGTATCAGTTTGATTACGTCAGCACTTGCGCTTGAAAGCAATTCAAGTTTTTCTTTGGAAGTACGTCTGCGGAAGTTTTCAAAATCGGCATATAATCTCAGATATTTATCTTTCAGTTCAGCAACTTCCTGTTTGGCTGTTTCCAAAGGATCTGTTTCGTGAATAGCACGAACATCTTCCGGGATTTCCTGGCCTGCATTGTCAACAGGTACATTTGTGTCAGTATCGGTAGTGGGATTCTCCTCGTTCACTGCGTTAAACTTGTCTTGATCTATGTTGTTTTCTGTGTTTTTCGGCATAGTAATAGCGTACTTTTATGACTGTTATAACGTTTTCAGGTTGTTAAATTACTTTGCCAGAGATGAAATACTGACAAGATGACATTTTTGTTATCTATTCGTAACTTTGCTGCATGACTACGATGGATTTGGTTAGGCAGCAGAGAAGTATATACATTAAATCGAAAGCGGCTGAAAATGGTTTCGATTTCTGTGGAATTTCTAGGGCTGAATTTTTGGAAGAGGAAGCACCAAGGCTGGAAAACTGGCTTAACCGGAATCATAACGGTGCAATGGGTTACATGGCCAATCATTTTGACAAACGCCTTGACCCGCGAAAACTTCTTGACGGAGCTAAAAGTGTTATTTCAGTTTTGCTCAATTATTATCCTGATCAAAAGCTTCCGGAAGGGGAAGAGGATCTGAAAATTTCAAAATATGCTTATGGTAAGGATTATCATTTTGTATTAAAAGAAAAATTAGCCACATTGGTAGCTGCAATCCAGGCAGAAACAGGAGACATTCATGCACGTGTTTTTGTCGATTCTGCTCCCGTGATGGACAAGGTCTGGGCGGCAAAAAGCGGATTAGGCTGGGTTGGCAAGCATTCCAATCTGCTAAACAGGGATATGGGCAGTTTCTTTTTTATCGGTGAAATTATTTGTGATCTTGATCTGGAGTACGACAGTGCCATCAAAGATTATTGCGGTACGTGTACAAGATGTATGGATGCCTGTCCGACCGACGCAATTACGGAAGCATACGTTGTTGACGGAAGTAAATGTATTAGCTATTATACCATAGAATTAAAAGAAGCCATTCCAAAAGAGGTGGAAGGTAAATTCAATAACTGGATATTCGGATGTGATATTTGCCAGGATGTGTGTCCATGGAACCGGTTTTCAAAACCTAATACCACGCCTGAGTTTTCTTTACAGCCAGGTTTGGCAAATTTTACACGAAATGATTGGGAAGAAATTACGGAAGAGGTTTTCCGTGAGGTATTTAGGAAATCACCTTTAAAAAGAACAAAATACGAAGGTCTCAAAAAAAATATTGTATTTGTTCAGCCTCCAAAATAAAAAGTATGAATAATACTGAAACCTCTTATATTTGAATTTAGTAGTTCCTTCCGATGACTGAATAAATACTCTTAATATGAGAAAGCAATCTGTCAATCTCTGGGCCGTACTTGTCTGTGTTGTAATCGGGCAAATAATTCCTGCATTGTGGTATTCAGCATTTTCTGAAATCTGGATTTCTTTAAATGGATTTACTCCGGAGCAACTAAAAATGGCAGTTAGCCCCATACCATATCTTGCCAGCATTGTTTCTTCTTCATTTGTCGCCTATACCATGGCCTGGATTTTTACCAAAATCCCTGTAAAATCTTTACTAACCGGATTTCTAACCGGACTATTATTTGGCATTGTCTTTGTCCTGTTTGAAACGATTGTAAAGGACATGTTTTCTATGCGCACTTTACTTCTTTCAATTATTAATGGCGGTTCCAGTGTCGTAGTATATGCTTTGAGCGGAGCAGTACTTGGTGTGTGGAGAAAATACGAGTAAACTGTTTTGACCTAGGCTTTCTTCCCTTATTTACATTGTTTCCTGCAATTTTAAGAGTTTTGCTATTCTTGGAAAAAGTAAATTTTTCAGAATGCTGGCCAATTATCTTTAATGATTCTTTTTTGCAACTGCGCATTAATTACGATTCGATTTGCATAAGCCTGATTCTGGCCACTGAGGATTATATTTAGTTACATTATAGGGAAAATTTGGATGTGAAATCGAAATATACAAATAGGTGTGTGTTCGAGAACTTCTGTAAAAATTGAAGTTAAAATTAAAGTAGCATTAAAAGGAAATAAAATTTTTCAGTTGAATAGAAAATGATAGTTTTATACCATATAATTGTCAAATTCTTCGAAATAATATTTTTAGTTATTTAAATATTGAGAAATATTTGGTCTGTATTTGAAAAAAAAATAAATTTCAAAAAAATACAATATTTAAATTTCGGTCAGGTGTATAAAATTGTTAAAGTGACAATTTTCTGTTTTTGTTTATGCGCTTTTTTTGTCACAAATGGGTGGCTGTTATTCCTGGATTTTTTGGTCGAAAAATTTAAGGAAAAGTTGGATACACTCCCAGATGGGTGGGTAATGTTTTGTGCTCGGTTTCCTCAGAAGTCATTTTGTGAATAGTATGTTAATGTTATGTCATAAGTATAAAATCAGATAGGCAAACACTTGGATTTACAACTTTTTTATTGGATAAGGGATGTGCCTGATTTTTAAATTTTTACAATTGTATTGCGAATATTAATTTACATACCAACTTTTTACCTAATTAATTATTATGAAGAAAAAATTACATATAGTGCTCCCCGGAATAGGATTCCGAGGTAGAGGACTACTATTTATGCTCTTATCCATGAACTGTCTGGCTGCACCTTCGTTTGCTGCTGACCTTGGCAAAACGGAAGGCGCGCGCTCGGGGAAAGAGCACCGAATGACTCCTGGTCTGGCAGAAGAGATTAAGGGTACTGTAAAGGATGGAAAAGGTTCTCTGATTCCGGGTGCCAATATCCTGGTAAAGGGTTCCACCGTTGGTACGAGTTCTTCGGCAGACGGTTCTTTTAGTATTAATGTACCAGATGCAGGGTCTGTTCTGGTAATATCTTCAATTGGATTTGTTACCCAGGAAGTTACGATTGGCAATCAAAAAGTCATTGATGTTGTGCTGGTTGAAGATGCAACAGTTTTGGGAGAAGTGGTAGTGACAGCTCTTGGTATTCAAAGAGACAAAAAATCACTGACCTATGCAACGCAGCAG from Dyadobacter sp. NIV53 carries:
- a CDS encoding endonuclease/exonuclease/phosphatase family protein — encoded protein: MKKILLIFVMLSTEALLFQSFAQKPVELTFATYNVSMEAENYVPRATKRNSEQILISQLDSGNNAQIRNIAKIIQTVRPDIILLNEFDYIKNPESGVKAFINNYLKKDQEGGKSIDYPYYYYSTVNTGQPSPYDLDNNGKAESFGADAWGFGMYPGQYGMMLLSKYPIDVNKVRTFQHFKWKDMPGALKTTKADGSDWYVKEAWDQFPLSSKSHWDVPVQVGGKTIHILASHPTPPSFDGAEDRNGKRNHDEIRFWRDYISDHLSSYIYDDKGTKGGLPANTSFVLLGDQNASPDEGNAIAEGIKSLLAHPKINSDTVPSSKGGAEHSPTNNFAKNHTAFWRMRADYVLPSRSGFKVLDSGVFWPAKGEPMSGLVEKRESSSDHRLVWVKVKLE
- the dnaJ gene encoding molecular chaperone DnaJ, whose protein sequence is MAKKRDYYEILGVERSAPADEIKKAYRKLAIKFHPDKNPDDPTAEDKFKEAAEAYSILSDDNKKARYDQYGHAGVGGASQGGAGYGGGGFSMDDIFSQFGDIFGESSPFGDMFGRAGGGNGRRVRKGSDLRIKLKLNLEEVANGVEKKIKVKRHVSCTTCGGNGAKHGTALTNCGTCNGSGQVRKVVSTMLGQMVSTSTCPTCEGDGKIISERCDTCAGEGRLLQDDLITLNIPGGVAEGMQLSMSGKGNVPSRGGMAGDLLIVIEEEEDAQLKRDGSNVVFDMHMSFIDAALGTSTEIPTIDGKVRITVEPGTQAGKILRLKGKGIKDLNGYGKGDQLVHINVWTPQQLSSDERETLESLRHSPNFQPKPGKNEKGFFDKMKDFFH
- a CDS encoding nucleotide exchange factor GrpE, with amino-acid sequence MPKNTENNIDQDKFNAVNEENPTTDTDTNVPVDNAGQEIPEDVRAIHETDPLETAKQEVAELKDKYLRLYADFENFRRRTSKEKLELLSSASADVIKLILPIVDDFERAKVSFDSSVDTEALKEGVDLIYTKLYKTLESKGLKPMESKGETFDVELHESIAQFPAPSDDLKGKVIDEIEKGYYLNDKVIRYAKVIVGA
- the queG gene encoding tRNA epoxyqueuosine(34) reductase QueG — protein: MTTMDLVRQQRSIYIKSKAAENGFDFCGISRAEFLEEEAPRLENWLNRNHNGAMGYMANHFDKRLDPRKLLDGAKSVISVLLNYYPDQKLPEGEEDLKISKYAYGKDYHFVLKEKLATLVAAIQAETGDIHARVFVDSAPVMDKVWAAKSGLGWVGKHSNLLNRDMGSFFFIGEIICDLDLEYDSAIKDYCGTCTRCMDACPTDAITEAYVVDGSKCISYYTIELKEAIPKEVEGKFNNWIFGCDICQDVCPWNRFSKPNTTPEFSLQPGLANFTRNDWEEITEEVFREVFRKSPLKRTKYEGLKKNIVFVQPPK
- a CDS encoding DUF1761 domain-containing protein, with amino-acid sequence MRKQSVNLWAVLVCVVIGQIIPALWYSAFSEIWISLNGFTPEQLKMAVSPIPYLASIVSSSFVAYTMAWIFTKIPVKSLLTGFLTGLLFGIVFVLFETIVKDMFSMRTLLLSIINGGSSVVVYALSGAVLGVWRKYE